From the genome of Geothrix sp. 21YS21S-4, one region includes:
- a CDS encoding helix-turn-helix domain-containing protein encodes MGHRGSPGEGPEPSGAAAPGCFASVGLRPPIASHPGGWISSFSAPYCLSNLRGGRNRTAKRKAAVVLDLIKGKITAADAARQHGLTVAELEQWKDDFLSQGTDVMTQ; translated from the coding sequence TTGGGACATAGGGGTTCTCCTGGTGAAGGACCTGAGCCCTCCGGAGCCGCCGCGCCAGGGTGCTTCGCTTCGGTCGGCCTACGGCCTCCCATCGCTTCGCACCCTGGCGGCTGGATATCATCCTTCTCGGCTCCTTATTGCCTGTCCAACCTCAGAGGGGGACGGAATAGGACGGCCAAAAGGAAGGCCGCCGTCGTTCTGGACCTGATCAAGGGAAAGATCACGGCCGCCGATGCCGCCCGTCAGCACGGGCTGACCGTGGCCGAGTTGGAGCAGTGGAAGGACGACTTCCTCAGCCAGGGCACGGATGTAATGACCCAGTGA
- a CDS encoding DUF1153 domain-containing protein: MSQTQPLPEGNIQRWTAKRKAAVVLDLIKGKITAADAARQHGLTVAELEQWKDDFLSQGTEALRTHPRDREAQWEAEKQRLQAKVGELALEVDILKKAHRILGKDLPEGIS; this comes from the coding sequence ATGTCCCAAACCCAACCCCTCCCCGAAGGGAATATCCAGCGATGGACGGCCAAAAGGAAGGCCGCCGTCGTTCTGGACCTGATCAAGGGAAAGATCACGGCCGCCGATGCCGCCCGCCAGCACGGGCTGACCGTGGCCGAGTTGGAGCAGTGGAAGGACGACTTCCTCAGCCAGGGCACGGAGGCCCTGCGCACCCACCCACGGGACCGCGAGGCCCAGTGGGAGGCCGAGAAGCAGCGCCTGCAAGCCAAGGTCGGCGAGCTGGCGCTGGAGGTGGACATCCTAAAAAAAGCGCATCGCATTCTCGGCAAGGACTTGCCGGAAGGGATCTCGTGA
- a CDS encoding DUF1153 domain-containing protein, translating into MSGAMEDEIKRWTARRKAALVLEIIQGKTTVAEASRAFDLPPSEIEGWMEDGKRGMENALPSPSPIRRLIAGDR; encoded by the coding sequence ATGAGTGGAGCCATGGAAGACGAGATCAAACGATGGACGGCACGCCGGAAGGCGGCATTGGTGCTGGAGATCATCCAGGGGAAGACGACGGTGGCGGAAGCCAGCCGGGCCTTCGACCTTCCCCCCTCGGAGATCGAGGGATGGATGGAGGATGGCAAACGCGGGATGGAGAACGCCCTCCCAAGTCCTTCTCCCATCAGACGTCTAATCGCTGGAGATCGATAA